One part of the Paramormyrops kingsleyae isolate MSU_618 chromosome 2, PKINGS_0.4, whole genome shotgun sequence genome encodes these proteins:
- the LOC111839252 gene encoding granzyme A-like, translating to MLQCRPFSFVLLPLLLLFLPSDECAVIVDGAEVRPHSLPYMAYLNGSSLCGGALINATWVLTAAHCKGVQKVLLGVHSISKDDRSGWQTSAVRKMFPHPHYDPESHNNDIMLLKLSKKVKKTSTVSFLPLPASRIELQGGANCLVAGWGATKYQGKKSDVLRSANVTIIDNAVCNSKNYYNSVITENMLCAGSQGRRYSDSCQGDSGGPLLCKGVLRGVASFGKKCGMRSKPGVYAAVSEKYIEWIKKTIRRADGLQP from the exons ATGCTGCAGTGCAGACCCTTCAGCTTTGTCCtgctccctctcctcctcctgttTCTGCCATCAG ATGAGTGCGCAGTTATAGTAGATGGGGCTGAGGTGCGGCCACACTCTCTCCCCTACATGGCCTATCTGAATGGGTCGTCACTCTGTGGGGGGGCCCTGATCAATGCCACGTGGGTGCTGACAGCAGCTCACTGTAAGGG GGTGCAGAAGGTGCTGCTGGGAGTGCACTCCATCTCTAAGGATGACAGGTCAGGCTGGCAAACGAGTGCAGTGCGTAAGATGTTTCCTCACCCCCATTATGACCCCGAGAGCCACAACAATGACATCATGCTGCTGAAG CTGAGTAAAAAGGTGAAGAAAACGAGCACAGTGTCATTCCTCCCACTGCCTGCCTCGAGGATCGAGCTACAGGGTGGGGCGAATTGCCTGGTGGCCGGATGGGGGGCCACCAAATACCAGGGCAAGAAGTCAGACGTCCTGCGCTCAGCCAACGTCACCATCATTGACAACGCTGTGTGCAACTCGAAGAACTACTACAACTCGGTGATCACTGAAAACATGCTGTGTGCAGGGTCTCAGGGCAGGAGGTACTCTGACTCCTGTCAG GGAGACTCAGGGGGGCCTCTCCTGTGCAAGGGGGTTCTCAGAGGCGTCGCATCCTTTGGAAAGAAATGTGGCATGAGGTCCAAACCCGGCGTGTACGCAGCCGTCTCCGAGAAGTACATCGAGTGGATCAAGAAGACCATCCGTCGAGCAGATGGCCTTCAGCCATAG